In the Verrucomicrobiia bacterium genome, GGCCAACAACCAGGAATCCAGGATGCTCCAAAAACTCGCAGGCAAAAAAGCGCGGATAGGAGGAGGAACCCTCCTTTTCTTTTTGTTTTTGCACGCGGGTCCGGCCCCGGCAGCGCCCGTGCCCATGCGGGAAATGACCGTCGGCGTGGCCGTCACTCCCTCTTTCAAAGCGACTCCGGACTGGAAGGGGACTTTCAAAAAGCGCCTCAAATATGCGTCCTCGATTTTCGAGAGGGAATTCCGCATCAAATTAAAAGAGGCGGTCTTTTTCGACTGGGATCCGCCGGCGGAAGCGGCCGACATGTCGCTGCTACTCGACGACCTCATGGCCCGCTACACGCTCGGCTCGAAAAAAACCGACATGATGATCGGGCTCACGCGCCTCGACGACATCTCCGGTTCGATGAACCTCAAGGACCTGCACGTCCTCGGGAAAACGCGCCCCTTTTCCGGCTTCATGGTCCTGCGCTATCCCAACCATCCTCTTTTCCGCGTGCAGGAAGAGACGATTCTGGTCCATGAGATGGGGCATTTGTTCGGCGCGGTCCACACCAGCCGCGAGGACACGATCATGTGCTCGTACGTGGACCGCCAGATCCCGACCACGTTCGACAAGAAAAATCACGACATTGTCTCCGCGATCCGAAACATGAATTTCCAGCGCGGCATGGAGAGCCTGGACCCCGGTATCATCCAGCAGCTGCTGGACACGTACATGGACATGAACAGCGGCGCGCAAAGCACGGATTTCTATTACGCGCTGGCTAATTTCTACCTGCAGCTCGGGCAGTACGCGGAAGCCGCGAATGCGCTGGAAAGGCTGGTCAAGATGGAGCCCGACAACGGACGCGCTTTTTACAATCTCGGCGTGCTTTACCTCAACATGGGAAAGTCTGACGCCGCGGAGAAAAATCTGACGGCCGCGATTGCCCGGCTCGGCAGCGCGGGCCAGCAGGTCCCTAAAGCCAAGGCCTACGACGCGCTCGCGAAGATTTATTTCCGCCAGGGCAACATGGAAGGGGCGGGCTACGCCTGGACGAAAGCGCTCGCGCTCGACCCGGACAATCTCGACATCAAGGTGGGGCTTGCGATCGTCCAGTTGAAGAGCGGGCAAGTCGCGGCCGCGGAAAACGCGCTGCAAAAAGCCCTGAAGGAGTCGCCCAACAACGCGCAAATCCTCACGCATCTCGGGACCGCGTCGTACATGAAAGGCGACTCGGCGGGCTCGCTTCAATATTATCAGAAGGCGCTGAAGATCATCCAGGACCGCAAGGCCGGGGGCAAAAAAGATCTCGAAGACGACACGCTTCTTGTCGACATCTACGGCGGCATGGGCATGGGCCTGTGGGCCGCGGGCAACCGCGAGGAGGCGACGAAATATTTTTCCGCGGCCTGCGCCATGAATCCTTCCCTGGTCTGCCATCAGAAGATGGGCCAGATCTTTTTCGAAATCGGCGAGTGGGACGCGGCCATTTCGGAATTCGTGCAGGTCCTGCAGCAGGATAAGGAAGACGCGGAAACCTACGGCATCCTGGGGATGGCGCTCGTTAAGAAAAACGAGCTGGAAAAGGCCGTTTCAGTCTTCCAGGAGGGGCTGCGCTACGTCAAAGACAGCAAGAAAAGTTCGCGCCTGCACAGCAACAGCGGGCATCTGTACCTTCAGCTCCAGCGCGCGGACCTTGCCGTAACCGAATTCATGAGCGCCATTTCCGAGGACTGGAGCAACAAGGACGCCCACATGGGCATTGCCCTGGCCTACATTTCCAAGGGGGAGCCGGTCAGCGCCCGGCAGGCCCTCCAGAACCTTTTGGGCATGGACCCCCAGAACGGCAAGGCCAAGGAGCTGCTCGTCCAGGTCGATAAAATGATCCAGGAATTGCAAAACCAGCAGGTATCCGTTAGCTTTTCAGAAGGCGGCTAAAACCCCAGGGGAAGTCATGCCCGAGCAGGAACAGACATCACGGAAGAAACATTCCTCGGTTTCCGAGATCATGATCTCGAAGGTCATGAGCCTCAAAGAAGACGAGCCTTTCAGCAAAGTCGAAGAACTTTTCCGCATGCATTCCATCCGCCACATCCCGATCGTCGACAGCGCGGGCAAACTCGTCGGCATGGTTTCGCAGCGCGACTTTCTGCGCGTGGCCAAACCGCGCAAGACCCCGCAAGGGGACGTCTACGACAAGGCCGAGCTCGACAGCTTCGTTCTGAAACAGATCATGGTGCCGAACCCGATCGCGCTCACCAAAGAAAACAGTATCGCGAACGCGGTCGAGATCATGGCCGCCCGCAAATTCGGCGCGCTGCCCGTCATCGACGGAGACCGCCGGCTCATCGGCATCGTGTCGCAGATCGACATCTTGAAATTCACGCACGCCCTCCTGGCTTCCGAAGACCAGAAATCCTATGTCGACATCATGTACGCGAGGATCCGCGAAATCGATTCCATTTTCCGCGTGGCCTGCTTCAAC is a window encoding:
- a CDS encoding tetratricopeptide repeat protein; protein product: MREMTVGVAVTPSFKATPDWKGTFKKRLKYASSIFEREFRIKLKEAVFFDWDPPAEAADMSLLLDDLMARYTLGSKKTDMMIGLTRLDDISGSMNLKDLHVLGKTRPFSGFMVLRYPNHPLFRVQEETILVHEMGHLFGAVHTSREDTIMCSYVDRQIPTTFDKKNHDIVSAIRNMNFQRGMESLDPGIIQQLLDTYMDMNSGAQSTDFYYALANFYLQLGQYAEAANALERLVKMEPDNGRAFYNLGVLYLNMGKSDAAEKNLTAAIARLGSAGQQVPKAKAYDALAKIYFRQGNMEGAGYAWTKALALDPDNLDIKVGLAIVQLKSGQVAAAENALQKALKESPNNAQILTHLGTASYMKGDSAGSLQYYQKALKIIQDRKAGGKKDLEDDTLLVDIYGGMGMGLWAAGNREEATKYFSAACAMNPSLVCHQKMGQIFFEIGEWDAAISEFVQVLQQDKEDAETYGILGMALVKKNELEKAVSVFQEGLRYVKDSKKSSRLHSNSGHLYLQLQRADLAVTEFMSAISEDWSNKDAHMGIALAYISKGEPVSARQALQNLLGMDPQNGKAKELLVQVDKMIQELQNQQVSVSFSEGG